Proteins encoded together in one Chryseobacterium sp. G0201 window:
- the paaB gene encoding 1,2-phenylacetyl-CoA epoxidase subunit PaaB, which translates to MANLDMWEVFIQTKPGLSHKHVGIVQAPTAEMALQNARDVYTRRKEGTSVWVVPSKYIVTSEGIDKEAFFDPADDKLYRHPTFYDIPNDVKNM; encoded by the coding sequence ATGGCAAATTTAGATATGTGGGAAGTGTTTATTCAGACTAAACCGGGATTATCTCACAAACACGTTGGAATAGTACAGGCGCCAACAGCAGAAATGGCTTTGCAGAACGCAAGAGACGTTTATACAAGAAGAAAAGAAGGAACTTCTGTTTGGGTGGTTCCAAGTAAATATATTGTGACTTCAGAAGGAATTGATAAAGAAGCATTCTTTGATCCGGCTGATGATAAATTGTACCGTCACCCGACGTTCTACGATATTCCTAACGATGTAAAAAATATGTAA
- the paaC gene encoding 1,2-phenylacetyl-CoA epoxidase subunit PaaC: MNPLYNYLLKFADDSFIMGQRLSAWCGEGPYLEEDIALTNIALDELGQANNFYVYASRVADNGKSEDDLAFLRYEHEYVNAHWVELPNEDYAQTILKVYVFAVYQKLMYEALSNSADEELSALAQKSLKEVRYHYTHAASWMKIFGQGTEESKARLVKSLENIWEYSKGLFAKVEGEDDLIALNIAPNVDALYEDFLSITQKDFEDFGLEYPANPFMQPKSRTGYHTEYFGFMLCELQYMQRAYPGCTW, from the coding sequence ATGAATCCATTATATAATTATTTATTAAAGTTTGCGGACGACAGTTTCATCATGGGACAAAGACTGTCTGCGTGGTGCGGTGAAGGTCCTTATTTAGAGGAAGATATTGCATTGACAAATATCGCATTGGACGAACTTGGACAGGCAAACAACTTTTATGTTTATGCTTCAAGAGTGGCTGATAACGGCAAAAGCGAAGATGATTTAGCATTTTTAAGATACGAGCACGAATACGTAAACGCACATTGGGTTGAACTTCCGAATGAAGATTACGCGCAGACGATTCTTAAAGTATATGTTTTCGCGGTGTATCAGAAATTGATGTACGAGGCATTATCAAATTCGGCAGATGAAGAACTTTCTGCTCTTGCTCAAAAATCATTGAAAGAAGTGCGATATCATTATACTCACGCTGCATCTTGGATGAAAATTTTCGGACAGGGAACAGAGGAAAGTAAAGCTCGTTTGGTGAAATCTCTTGAAAATATTTGGGAATATTCAAAAGGGTTATTTGCAAAAGTGGAAGGAGAAGATGATTTAATTGCTTTAAACATCGCTCCAAATGTTGATGCGTTGTATGAAGATTTTCTTTCTATCACACAAAAAGATTTTGAAGATTTCGGTTTAGAATATCCTGCGAATCCTTTTATGCAGCCAAAATCAAGAACAGGTTATCATACAGAATATTTTGGATTTATGCTTTGTGAATTGCAGTATATGCAGAGAGCGTATCCGGGGTGTACATGGTAG
- the paaD gene encoding 1,2-phenylacetyl-CoA epoxidase subunit PaaD, translated as MKNPLEILELVPDPEIPVINIVELGIVREAKITSENSCEITITPTYSACPAMFTIEEDIMKIMKENGWDAKVVTKMFPIWTTDWLTDEAREKLRIYGISPPEKGADEHHIGKPKKCPRCGSMNSKQISRFGSTLCKASYQCLDCLEPFDYFKCH; from the coding sequence TTGAAAAATCCTTTAGAAATATTAGAACTCGTTCCCGATCCGGAAATTCCGGTAATCAATATCGTGGAATTAGGCATTGTAAGAGAAGCAAAAATTACCAGCGAGAATTCTTGTGAAATAACAATTACGCCGACTTATTCTGCCTGTCCCGCTATGTTTACCATTGAGGAAGACATCATGAAAATCATGAAGGAAAACGGATGGGATGCGAAAGTAGTCACCAAAATGTTTCCGATTTGGACAACAGACTGGTTGACGGATGAAGCGAGAGAAAAACTTCGTATTTACGGAATCTCTCCTCCCGAAAAAGGAGCCGACGAACATCACATCGGGAAACCTAAAAAATGTCCGCGTTGTGGTTCTATGAATTCAAAACAGATCAGCAGATTCGGGTCTACATTATGCAAGGCTTCGTATCAGTGTTTAGACTGTTTAGAGCCTTTTGATTATTTTAAATGTCATTAA
- a CDS encoding enoyl-CoA hydratase/isomerase family protein: protein MYTQLDIETHFDGKLKIAYLNQPDTMNALTKPSLSDLKDFIKECSDDDTVRCVAISGRGKAFCSGQNLDDAFVQGNEHHDRDIIRKIVVDYYNPLVTEITKCKKPVVALVNGPAVGAGAMLALICDFVLAVDKSYFAQAFSNIGLIPDTGGTYFLPKLLGRQLANYLAFTGKRLSADEAKSYGLVAEIFNEEEFTPKSMEILEKMANMPTAAIKLTKKAFAQSYHNTLREQLELEGDLQQEAAETEDFKEGVSAFLQKRKPNYKGK from the coding sequence ATGTATACACAACTTGATATTGAAACGCATTTTGATGGAAAACTTAAAATTGCTTATCTCAATCAACCAGACACAATGAACGCTCTTACAAAGCCTTCTTTATCAGATCTAAAAGATTTTATTAAAGAATGTAGCGACGATGATACAGTAAGATGTGTGGCAATTTCAGGAAGAGGAAAAGCTTTTTGCTCTGGACAAAACTTGGATGATGCTTTCGTACAAGGTAACGAACACCACGACCGCGATATCATTAGAAAGATTGTCGTAGATTATTATAACCCTTTGGTGACAGAGATTACAAAATGTAAAAAACCAGTTGTTGCATTGGTAAATGGTCCTGCAGTAGGAGCTGGTGCTATGTTGGCATTGATCTGTGACTTCGTGTTGGCGGTTGATAAATCATATTTTGCTCAGGCATTTTCAAATATTGGGTTGATTCCTGATACAGGCGGAACGTACTTCTTGCCGAAATTATTGGGAAGACAATTGGCGAATTATTTGGCTTTCACAGGGAAAAGATTATCTGCTGATGAAGCAAAATCTTATGGTTTGGTTGCTGAAATTTTCAATGAAGAAGAATTCACTCCAAAATCAATGGAAATCCTTGAAAAAATGGCAAATATGCCGACTGCTGCGATTAAATTAACTAAAAAAGCTTTCGCTCAATCATACCATAATACATTGAGAGAACAGCTTGAATTAGAAGGTGATCTACAACAGGAAGCAGCTGAAACAGAAGATTTCAAAGAAGGAGTAAGTGCCTTTTTACAAAAAAGAAAACCTAATTATAAAGGAAAATAA